The Actinomyces lilanjuaniae genome segment CGTGCGGGCATGAGGAAGGGGGACAGGACCGGCAGGTAGGACAGCACCCGGTACACCACCATCTGGGGGTCGCCGATCGCCATGAGGATGGACACGCCGTAGGGCACTGCGAGGAGCATGGCCAGCGGTGCCGTCACGGTTCCCGCGTCCTCCTGCCGGCTCACGAGGGAGGCCGCCGCGCCGAAGAGCACGGAGACGGTGGCGTAACCGACCAGCATCCACCCGAGCATGGCCAGGAAGGTGGTGTCCAGGTCGAGGTCGGCCTCCGGCATGATCCCGGTGGCGTTGGCAGTGAGCACCGCCGCGCCCCCCAGGAGCGCGCTGGACAGCAGCAGCCACGTCCCAGTGCCCAGGACCTTGCCTGCCAGCAGGGAGGAGGGGCGCACGCAGGCCAGGAGGATCTCCACGATACGGCTGGACTTCTCCTCCACCACGCTCATGGCGATGACCTGGCCGCCTCCCATGATGACGAGGAACAGCAGGACGTCCATGGCCAGGAGGACGGTGTACCTGGTGAAGAAGTCCTCCGCGTCGCTCTGCGGGGGGTCCAGGGCGACCACCTCTGGGGAGGCCTGCTCCAGGACCTGGCCCAGGGAGGAGGGGTCGCCCCCTAGCGAGGTGACCTGGCTGGCCAGGGCCTGCTGCTGGAGCAGGGACGTCAGCGCCGCCGAGACGGCCTCGTCGGCCTCCTCGGCCACGAGCAGACGTGGTGAGGTCCCGGTGGTATCGACCACCATGTCGACCCGCACGTCCTGCGGGGCGTCGGAGTCCAGGGCAGTGGTCGGCTCAGCGCCCTGGAGGTTGACGATGCTGACTGGCTGCCCTGCGGAGTCCACTACCTGGTCCAGGCCGGTGAGCTCCTGGGGGCCGGCGACCGCGACCCGGTAGGGCTGGGTCTCGCCCCCGCTGAGGTGGGCGTAGGCCAGGATGCCGCCCACGACAAGGACCAGCATGACCAGGGTGGAGATGATGGTCGCCCGGTTCACTGCCTGGGTACGCAGCTCACGAGCGGCTACCAGCCGGATCTCCTCCCACCGGCTCAGGTGCGGGGACTCCTGAGAGCCCTGGGATCCCCGAGGCGTGGGGCGTGTGGGGCCAGCCGGGCTGCTCATGCGCGCGCCTCCTTGGCACGTGGGGTCCTGTTGTGCACGGGGTCGTCCGTGTCGTCATCGGTGCCGTCGTCGGCTGTCAGGGAGTCCTGGAAGACCTCAGTCAGGGATCGTCGCACCGCCCCCAGCTCGTGCACGGTGCCGATCCGCTGGGCGGCGGCCAGCAGCGGCTGCTCGTCCGCACCGCCTGCGGTGATGACGAGGCGGCCACTCGCCTCAGCCGGTGTGTGGGGCTGAGTAGTGGGAACCGCGGGAGAGCCCGTGGCGGCAGCAGCCGTGCTGTCTGCGCTGCCTGTGCCGACGGCGCCGTCGGCAGCGCTGACGCAGACCTCGGGCAGGCCCGCCAGCGCCTGGTCGAGCGCCGTCTGGGCCTCCTCGCTGTCGGGGCGGTCCGGCGTGACCACGACCCGCCAGCGTCGCCCGGAGCCGACCTGGAGCTGGGGCACGGTCCCCTCGGCGAGGACCCGGCCCGAGCGGATGACGACGACACGGTCGCACAGGCGCTCGACGACGTCGAGCTGGTGGGAGGAGAAGAGCGTGGGTACGCCCTCCTGGGCGCGCTGGCGCAGCACCTCGCTCATGACGGTGACCGCCACCGGGTCCAGCCCGGAGAAGGGCTCGTCCAGGATGAGCAGCTGCGGGTCGGAGACCAGGGCGGCAGCCAGCTGGACACGCTGCTGGTTACCCAGGGAGAGCCTCTGGACCTCCTCGCCCCGGCGCTCAGCCAGCCCCAGGCGGTCGGTCCAGTGGTGCACTGCCGTCCTCGCCTGTGCGGCACCCAGCCCGTGGAGGCGAGCCAGGTAGGACAGCTGGTGGGTGACCCTCATCCGGGGGTAGAGGCCGCGCTCCTCGGGCATGTAGCCGATGCAGCGGCGCACGGCCGCGTCCACGGGAGCCCCCTTCCAGGTCAGGGTTCCCGAGTCGGCGGTGAGCACGCCCATGATGATGCGCATGGTGGTGGACTTGCCCGCGCCGTTGGCGCCGACAAACCCGACGATCTCCCCTTGGGCCAGGTGCAGGGAGAGGTCGTCGAGGGCCTGGAGCCGTCCGAATCGCTTGGACAGGCGGGACACTGAGAGCACGGGTCTCCTCAGGGCAGGGGCAGGGCTCGCTCAGGGCAGGTGAGGCAGCCGCTGGCGGGAGCGGTAACGGCGGCATATCCTAGCGTATCGGGGGACGGGGCGGGACACCGGGCCTGCCGCACCGTCAGGCTCGTTCAGGCTCGTGCTGCCGGGCCGACTTGGCCGCGGCGTGGAGCGGTACCGTGGCTGCTGGCCGCTATCGTGGGGCCGTGCACCTGAAGACGTTGACGATCAAGGGTTTCAAGTCCTTTGCCTCGTCGACGACCCTGCGTCTGGAGCCTGGTATCACCGCGGTCGTCGGCCCCAACGGCTCGGGAAAGTCCAATGTCGTCGACGCCCTGACCTGGGTCATGGGAGAGCAGGGGGCCAAGAACCTGCGCGGGGGCTCCATGGCCGACGTCATCTTTGCCGGCGCCGGCTCGCGCCCGGCCCTGGGCCGGGCCGAGGTGTCGCTGACCATCGACAACACCGACGGCGCCCTGCCCATCGACTACACCGAGGTGACGATCAGCCGTACCCTGTTTCGCGGAGGGGGCTCGGAGTACCGGATCAACGGCACTTCCTGCCGGCTGCTCGACGTTACCGAGCTGCTCTCCGACACCGGTCTGGGCCGCCAGATGCACTCCGTGGTGGGGCAGGGCCAGCTCGACGCCGTCCTGACCGCCACGCCTGAGGACCGTCGTGGATTCATCGAGGAGGCTGCCGGGGTCCTCAAGCACCGACGGCGCAAGGAGCGTGCCCTGCGCAAGCTGGAGGCCATGCAGGCCGACATGGCCCGTGTCTCCGACCTGGCCCAGGAGCTGCGCCGCCAGCTCGCGCCCCTGGCGAGGCAGGCTGCTGTCGCCCGCAGGGCACAGGTCATCCAGGCGGAGGTCCGTGACGCCACGGCACGGCTCCTGGCTGATGACGTCGTCCAGGTCCAGGCGCTCCTGGGCTCGGGGGAGGAGGATTCCGCCGCCCTGGCGCGGCGCAGCCGCGAGGTGGACGAGGCGGAGACGACGGCCCGCTCCCGCCTGGAGGAGCTCGCCCGGCTGGAGGTCACCTCCGTGGAGAGGCTGTCTCAGGCCACGGACCTGTGGGAGGAGCTCACCCGGGTGGGGCAGTCGCTCACGGCGCTGGCTGAGGTCGCTGCCGAGCGGGTACGGCTGCTGGCCTCGGTCCCGGCACCGGTGCGCGGGACCGACCCCGACGAGCTCGACCGCCGTGCCCAGGCCGCGGCGAGGCAGGAGGAGGCGCTGGCCGAGTCCGTCGAGGCCGCCCGCTGCGTCCTGGACGAGGCCGTCCAGGAGCGGACCGAGGCGGAGAAGGCGCAGGAGGAGGCGGACAGGACGCTGGCCGCCCTGCAGCACGAGCAGGCTGAGCGCCGGGAGCGAGTGGCTCGTGCCGGGGGTCGGGTGGCCTCAGCCCGCAGCAGGTACGAGGCCTCCCTGGCTGCGGTGGAGCAGGCTCGAACCGCCCTGTCCGAGGCCCAGGAGAGGCAGGACCAGGCGCGGGCAGGGCTTGACGGCCTGGCTGAGGCGGGCGGCCACCCCGGGCAGGCTGGCCGGTCAGCCGAGGACGGTGCAGCCGAGGCGGAGGAGACGGGCTCCGCCCAGGCGGCTGCCGCGCACGAGCGGGCCACCCAGGTGCTGTCTCAGGCCCGTGACGCGGTCCTGGCCGCCGCTGACGCCCGTCGTGAGGCGGCGTCGAAGCACGCTACCTGGGTCTCGCGGCGAGACACCCTGGCCCTGTCCCTGCGTAGCCAGGACGGTACCGCGGCCCTGCTGGAGGACCAGCCTGGCGGTGTGCTGGGAGCCCTGAGGCAGTACATGAGCGTGCGCCGCGGCTGGGAGAACGCCGTGACCGGCCTGCTGCGCGGGCTGGCTGAGGCTGGGCTCGCTGCCGACGCCGACGCTGCGCTGCGAGCCCTGGAGCACGCCCGGGACCGGGACGCAGGACCGGTACGGCTGGTCGTGGCCCGGGCTCCCCAGGTCGGGTCGGCAGGGCCTGACGACGCGCCGTCGCCAGGAGGCAGCGCCCCAGACGCTGGTGCCCGCGACGGCGGTCCTCCCGACCCAGGGCCGGGGGCTCCTGGTGGCCCTGACGCCCTGGACGCCGACAGCCGTGAGGCGGCGCCTGTGGCGGGGCGGTCCGGGCCTCGAGCCTGGTGACAGCAAGGCTGCCAGGGCTCCATGGCGTGATGGACAGGCTCCTGGGCGAGGCCTGGGTGGTGGAGGACCTGGGGGCTGCCCGCCGCCTGCGCCAGGCGCGGCCGGACACTGTCGTCGCGACCCGGGCGGGTGAGGTCCTGGCACCCGGATGGGTGGCCGGACCGGGGCGCGCCTCCTCCTCCGTCCTAGAGCTGGCTGCGGCCTACGAGGAGGCCAGGGACGCGGCCCAGGCCGCCCAGGAGGAGGAGTCCCGGGCTGACACCGGTCTTGA includes the following:
- a CDS encoding ABC transporter ATP-binding protein, yielding MLSVSRLSKRFGRLQALDDLSLHLAQGEIVGFVGANGAGKSTTMRIIMGVLTADSGTLTWKGAPVDAAVRRCIGYMPEERGLYPRMRVTHQLSYLARLHGLGAAQARTAVHHWTDRLGLAERRGEEVQRLSLGNQQRVQLAAALVSDPQLLILDEPFSGLDPVAVTVMSEVLRQRAQEGVPTLFSSHQLDVVERLCDRVVVIRSGRVLAEGTVPQLQVGSGRRWRVVVTPDRPDSEEAQTALDQALAGLPEVCVSAADGAVGTGSADSTAAAATGSPAVPTTQPHTPAEASGRLVITAGGADEQPLLAAAQRIGTVHELGAVRRSLTEVFQDSLTADDGTDDDTDDPVHNRTPRAKEARA
- a CDS encoding chromosome segregation SMC family protein: MHLKTLTIKGFKSFASSTTLRLEPGITAVVGPNGSGKSNVVDALTWVMGEQGAKNLRGGSMADVIFAGAGSRPALGRAEVSLTIDNTDGALPIDYTEVTISRTLFRGGGSEYRINGTSCRLLDVTELLSDTGLGRQMHSVVGQGQLDAVLTATPEDRRGFIEEAAGVLKHRRRKERALRKLEAMQADMARVSDLAQELRRQLAPLARQAAVARRAQVIQAEVRDATARLLADDVVQVQALLGSGEEDSAALARRSREVDEAETTARSRLEELARLEVTSVERLSQATDLWEELTRVGQSLTALAEVAAERVRLLASVPAPVRGTDPDELDRRAQAAARQEEALAESVEAARCVLDEAVQERTEAEKAQEEADRTLAALQHEQAERRERVARAGGRVASARSRYEASLAAVEQARTALSEAQERQDQARAGLDGLAEAGGHPGQAGRSAEDGAAEAEETGSAQAAAAHERATQVLSQARDAVLAAADARREAASKHATWVSRRDTLALSLRSQDGTAALLEDQPGGVLGALRQYMSVRRGWENAVTGLLRGLAEAGLAADADAALRALEHARDRDAGPVRLVVARAPQVGSAGPDDAPSPGGSAPDAGARDGGPPDPGPGAPGGPDALDADSREAAPVAGRSGPRAW
- a CDS encoding ABC transporter permease → MSSPAGPTRPTPRGSQGSQESPHLSRWEEIRLVAARELRTQAVNRATIISTLVMLVLVVGGILAYAHLSGGETQPYRVAVAGPQELTGLDQVVDSAGQPVSIVNLQGAEPTTALDSDAPQDVRVDMVVDTTGTSPRLLVAEEADEAVSAALTSLLQQQALASQVTSLGGDPSSLGQVLEQASPEVVALDPPQSDAEDFFTRYTVLLAMDVLLFLVIMGGGQVIAMSVVEEKSSRIVEILLACVRPSSLLAGKVLGTGTWLLLSSALLGGAAVLTANATGIMPEADLDLDTTFLAMLGWMLVGYATVSVLFGAAASLVSRQEDAGTVTAPLAMLLAVPYGVSILMAIGDPQMVVYRVLSYLPVLSPFLMPARLVLGVSSTVEQSVALALSLVALPLLVALSGRVYTRAVTRTGARVPLREVLSRRS